GAGGGCCCTGCGCTCCAACTCCAGGACCAGTGGTTCGTCATCGACTATTAAGATGACGGGCTTGTTTTCTTCAGCCATACATACCACCTCGACACCCATGGTAGGGAATCCGCCCACGCGTTTTCAAGGCCTAACCCCTTCACTTATATTAGCGGGCATTATATTAGCCGTATAGTGGCAGAGCTATTAGACCACGAAGGCCAGGGAAAATCTATGGTGCCTCCACCTCTCTTCTATCATCCAGGCTTTGCATCATTAGAGCGTGCGCAACTCGCGTAACCGTGTACCTAAAACCCCTAGGTGCGGGGGTGCGGTTTTGTTAGCATCTTTTAATTACATAACGCTATCCAAATCAGCTTAGGGAGAATTCACATGCCTGACGGGGGCATTGGCTTCTTTCTGGTCCTGTTTATCATCACGGTAGTCCTGTCCGCGCTTTTTTCGGCCTCGGAGGCCGCGCTGCTGAGCGTGCAGCGTGTGAAGGTGCAGCACATGGTCAACACCGGCGTAACCGGCGCGCAGCGTATGGCGCAGATGGTGGAACACCCGGAGCGTTTCCTGCCGACCATACTGGTGGGCAACAACCTGGTCAACAGCGCGGCGGCCGCCCTGGGCACCATTATGGCGGTCAGGCTCATTGACAACGAAGGCGTGGCGGCGATAGCGGCGACTGTAGGCGTAGCTATAGTCCTGACTATCTTCGGCGAAAGCGCGCCAAAAACCGTGGGGTCAAGGCTCAGGGAGGGAATGGCGCTTTCTATCACCACTCCTATCCTCTGGCTGGAACGCCTTCTGTATCCCGTAGTGGCGCCGATTCAGGCGATGAACAGGTGGGTCGCCGCCAGGCTGGGCAATGTATCCGCCAAGGACCTGGCCGCCCAGGAAGAGTTGAAAGTTTTGATTTCCCTGGGCAAAGACAGCGGCGCCATGGAGGAGACGGAAGCGGAGATGATGCTGCGAATGCTTCGAGTGACAAACCTGCGCGTGGGCAGCATCATGACGCCCCGGACGGAGATCATTTACGTTGAAAAGGGGATGCCCCTGTCCCAGTTTCTCGAATTCAACGCGCGCCAGTACCACAGCCGGTTTCCTGTGTATAACGGTGACGTGGACGACGTGGTGGGCCTTCTGGCGGCCCGTGACGTGCTTCAAGCCCTTGGCAAGGAGCAGCTCAACCCTGACGCGTCGGTCACACATCTCATGCGGCCGGCGCATTTCGTGCCCGAAACAAAGCCGGTGAGCGAGCTGTTATCGGAG
This portion of the SAR202 cluster bacterium genome encodes:
- a CDS encoding HlyC/CorC family transporter, encoding MPDGGIGFFLVLFIITVVLSALFSASEAALLSVQRVKVQHMVNTGVTGAQRMAQMVEHPERFLPTILVGNNLVNSAAAALGTIMAVRLIDNEGVAAIAATVGVAIVLTIFGESAPKTVGSRLREGMALSITTPILWLERLLYPVVAPIQAMNRWVAARLGNVSAKDLAAQEELKVLISLGKDSGAMEETEAEMMLRMLRVTNLRVGSIMTPRTEIIYVEKGMPLSQFLEFNARQYHSRFPVYNGDVDDVVGLLAARDVLQALGKEQLNPDASVTHLMRPAHFVPETKPVSELLSEMREKGVPLALVVNEFGSVAGLVTFKQLVGEIVGELKENEEELEFKAVDEHTYAVKGGTRIDVLNEKLGLDLPMGDYTTIAGFVLSALGRIPEEGESVGYRALDLKVTKMRGPKVEEVLVQRSPAAEKAKH